From Mycobacterium colombiense CECT 3035:
CCGCCGGCATCGCGCTGACGTTCGCGGGCCGCCACGTGGCGGGCATCGCGCTGATCACCGTCGCCATCGCGGTCAAGGCCACCGCAGGCATCGCCCTGCCGTTCCTGGTGTGGGTGTGGATGCGGCACCTGCGCGAGCGGCGGGGATATCGGCCGGTGCCAGCGTTTTTCGCGGCTACGGCGCTGTCGCTGCTGATCTTCGCCGTGGTGTTCGCGATCCTGTCCGCGGTCGCCGGCGTCGGCCTGGGCTGGCTGACCGCGCTGGCCGGATCGGTGAAAATCATCAACTGGCTGACCGTGCCGACGGCCGCCGCCAACCTGATCCACGCGATCGGCAGCGGGTTCTTCCCGGTGAGCTTCTACCCGATCCTGCGCGTCACCCGGCTGGTCGGCATCGCGGTCATCGCGATCTCGCTGCCGCTGTTGTGGTGGCGGTTCCGCCGCGACGACCGGGCCGCGCTGACCGGCATCGCGTGGTCGATGCTGATCGTGGTGCTGTTCGTGCCGGCCGCCCTGCCCTGGTACTACTCGTGGCCGCTGGCGATTGTGGCCCCGCTGGCCCAGTCGCGCCGGGCGGTCTCGATCATCGGCGGCCTGTCGACTTGGGTGATGGTGATCTTCAAACCCGATGGCTCGCATGGCATGTACTCGTGGCTGCACTTCTCGCTGGCCACCGCGTGCGCGCTGATCGCCGGGTACAGCCTGTACCGGGCTCCCGCGCGGCAGGCCGATCGGGCCGACGTCACCACCGGTTGAGCGAGCGGGTTCAGTAGGCCATCGCCTGCGCCCGGCGCACGACTTCCCGCGCCTGGTGGGCGTGCAGGGCGTCGACGGGACGGGCGTTGTTGAGGGCATCCCGGCTGCCGTCGCGGGTGACCGTCAACGACGGGTCCCGGGTGAACAGCCAGCGCACGATCTCGGTGTCGTGGTAACCGCCGTCGTGCAGGATCGTCAGCAATCCCGGCAGGCTCTTGACCACCTCACCGGACTTGGTGAAGAACACCTGCGGCACCACCAGTCCCTCGTCGCGGCGGACCGCAACCAGGTGCCCCTCCCGGAGTTGCTGGTGCACCTTGGTGACCGGCACCCCCATCAACTCGGCGACCCGCTTCAGGTCATAGATCGGCTCGTCGGGTTCCAGCACGTCGTCGCCGGCAGGAATACTGCTCATCCGGGCAAGTGTAGGCCTAGATGCGCACCTTGAGCCCGTGTTCTACCGGCCAATTACGGCCGCGCACCTACGATGGCCCCGTGGCCCAAGCTGAATCGCCCGGCGCTGGCCCGCGAGCGGGCGGGACACCGGCCCCGGGCCGGCCCGACCCGCAGCGTCGCCGACCCGGGTCCGGATCGGTCGACCCGCTGGACAACACTTTGCTGGACGGCCGCTACCTGGTCCAGTCCAGGATCGCCAGCGGCGGCACGTCGACGGTGTATCGCGGCCTGGACACCCGACTCGACCGCCCGGTCGCGGTCAAGGTGATGGATTCCCGCTACGCCGGCGACGAGCAATTCCTGACCCGCTTCCAGCGCGAGGCACAAACCGTGGCCCGGCTGAAGGATCCCGGGCTGGTGGCGGTCTATGACCAGGGCCTGGACGCCCGGCACCCGTTTCTGGTGATGGAGCTCATCGAGGGTGGCACGCTGCGCGAACTGCTGGGCGAACGCGGACCCATGCCGCCGTACGCCGTGGCGGCGGTGCTCCGTCCGGTGCTCGGCGGGCTGGCCGCCGCGCACCGGGCCGGCCTGGTGCATCGCGACGTCAAGCCCGAGAACGTGCTGATCTCCGACGAGGGCGAGGTGAAAATCGCCGACTTCGGGTTGGTCCGGGCCGTCGCGGCCGCCGGAATCACCTCCACCAGCGTGATTTTGGGCACCGCGGCCTACCTGTCACCCGAGCAGGTGCGTGACGGTGACGCCAGCCCGCGCAGCGACGTGTACTCCGCGGGGATCATGACCTATGAGCTGCTGACCGGGCGCACCCCGTTCACCGGTGACTCGCCGTTGTCGCTCGCCTACCAGCGGCTGGACACCGACGTGCCGCCGCCCAGCGCGGTCATCGACGGTGTGCCCGCGCAGTTCGACGAATTCGTCGAGCGCGCGACGTCGCGCGACCCGGCCGAACGGTATGCCGACGCGATCGAGATGCGCACCGACCTCGATGCGATCGCCGAAGAGCTTGCGCTGCCGGACTTTCGGGTGCCAGCGCCCCGCAACTCCGCGCAACACCGGTCGGCGGCGCTGCAGCGCAGCCAGGCC
This genomic window contains:
- a CDS encoding Rv2175c family DNA-binding protein; its protein translation is MSSIPAGDDVLEPDEPIYDLKRVAELMGVPVTKVHQQLREGHLVAVRRDEGLVVPQVFFTKSGEVVKSLPGLLTILHDGGYHDTEIVRWLFTRDPSLTVTRDGSRDALNNARPVDALHAHQAREVVRRAQAMAY